The Niastella koreensis GR20-10 genome includes a window with the following:
- the glpK gene encoding glycerol kinase GlpK: MPQYILSFDQGTTSSRAIIFDQAGSIISIAQKEFTQLYPQPGWVEHDAAEIWGTQLAVAVEAVSKAGLKATDIAAIGITNQRETTVVWDRETGTPVHNAIVWQDRRTAAFCDQLKVQSGKLIQEKTGLIVDAYFSATKIRWILDNVAGARKKAEEGKLAFGTIDTWLVWKLTGGKVHATDISNASRTMLFNIHTCTWDEELLKIMDVPASMLPTVHSSSEVFGQTDAQILAAQIPIAGIAGDQQAALFGQMCTEPGMVKNTYGTGCFMLMNIGDKPILSKNNLVTTIAWKIDGKVQYALEGSIFIGGAVVQWLRDGLGIIKNSSDVEALARSVDDNGGVYLVPAFAGLGAPYWDQHARGTMVGITRGTTAAHIARASIESIALQTMDVLTAMQADAGKPIKELRVDGGATANDLLLQIQANVLQATVIRPEITETTAIGAAYLAGLAVGFWKNIDEIKKQWKLNKSFSPDGTDARQLTKGWLKAIKAAKAFSEE, from the coding sequence ATGCCACAATACATCCTAAGTTTCGACCAGGGTACTACCAGTTCAAGGGCCATTATCTTCGATCAGGCCGGTTCCATTATATCGATAGCGCAGAAGGAATTTACGCAGTTGTATCCGCAACCGGGTTGGGTAGAACATGATGCGGCTGAGATCTGGGGCACGCAACTGGCCGTAGCCGTTGAAGCGGTGAGCAAAGCCGGGTTGAAGGCAACCGATATCGCTGCCATCGGCATTACCAACCAGCGCGAAACAACCGTGGTATGGGATAGAGAAACCGGCACGCCCGTGCACAATGCCATTGTTTGGCAGGACAGACGCACTGCTGCTTTTTGTGACCAGTTGAAAGTACAGTCTGGCAAATTGATCCAGGAGAAAACCGGGTTGATCGTGGATGCTTATTTTTCTGCCACCAAGATCCGCTGGATCCTGGATAATGTAGCAGGCGCGCGCAAAAAAGCGGAGGAAGGAAAACTGGCCTTTGGCACCATCGATACCTGGCTGGTATGGAAACTCACCGGCGGTAAAGTACATGCTACCGATATTTCCAATGCATCGCGCACCATGCTGTTTAATATTCATACCTGTACCTGGGATGAGGAGCTGTTGAAAATAATGGATGTGCCCGCTTCTATGTTGCCAACCGTTCATTCCTCGAGCGAAGTGTTTGGACAAACGGATGCACAGATCCTGGCTGCGCAGATCCCTATTGCGGGTATTGCCGGTGATCAGCAGGCGGCGTTGTTCGGACAAATGTGTACCGAACCCGGCATGGTAAAAAACACCTATGGCACCGGTTGTTTTATGCTGATGAACATTGGCGACAAACCTATTTTATCAAAAAATAACCTCGTAACCACTATTGCCTGGAAGATCGATGGCAAAGTGCAGTATGCCCTGGAAGGCAGCATCTTCATTGGTGGCGCCGTAGTGCAATGGTTACGGGATGGATTGGGTATTATTAAAAATTCTTCCGACGTAGAAGCACTGGCCCGCAGTGTGGACGATAACGGCGGCGTGTACCTGGTTCCGGCATTTGCCGGTTTGGGGGCGCCTTATTGGGACCAGCACGCCCGCGGCACCATGGTGGGCATTACCCGCGGCACCACAGCTGCACACATTGCGCGTGCCTCCATCGAAAGCATTGCCTTACAAACCATGGATGTGCTCACTGCCATGCAGGCCGATGCCGGCAAACCAATTAAAGAACTTCGGGTAGACGGTGGCGCTACGGCCAATGACCTGCTGCTGCAAATTCAGGCCAATGTATTGCAGGCAACGGTGATCCGTCCTGAGATCACCGAAACCACGGCCATTGGCGCAGCCTATCTCGCTGGTTTGGCCGTAGGGTTCTGGAAGAACATAGATGAAATTAAAAAGCAATGGAAACTCAATAAAAGCTTTTCACCCGACGGTACCGATGCCAGACAGCTAACGAAAGGCTGGTTGAAAGCGATTAAAGCTGCCAAAGCATTTTCGGAAGAATAA
- a CDS encoding calcineurin-like phosphoesterase C-terminal domain-containing protein has product MKRRRFLSSLGLLTAGWALTPFSPAKAFFRSDRKVKGAVLAKGKGLKEVIVSDGYSVIATDSDGKFEMDVHPNAVAVFVSTPAGFEFNHDRGLARHYKMVDDINFRKTLNFELQPLSTDDNNHQFIIWADPQVKNEKDVNKMMVESVPDVQKFVKAANGALLHGICVGDLVWDNHDLFPSYNLAVERMGIPFFQCIGNHDMDYTNGSDDSSDDTFQKHYGPTWYSFNRGKVHYVVMDDVRYLGKDREYDGYISEEQLTWLQKDLSFVPNDHLVIVCVHIPVHNEVKNNDALYAVLKGRNVHIMSGHTHYHRNVIQNDIFEHNHGTVCGAWWTGPICGDGTPSGYGVYSVNGTELSWYYQSTGKEAGHQVSINVQERDAASKKLQVNVWNYDPAWTVECWVDGARHNDFKQQKGFDALAVALYEGPDLPKPRGFAEPKKTDHLFEAVVPASAKQVKIVAVDRFGRKYSAEYTA; this is encoded by the coding sequence ATGAAACGAAGAAGATTCCTCTCCTCCCTTGGTTTACTGACTGCAGGCTGGGCATTGACGCCCTTTTCGCCCGCTAAAGCATTCTTTCGCAGTGATAGGAAAGTAAAAGGCGCCGTGCTGGCAAAAGGTAAAGGACTAAAAGAGGTAATTGTAAGTGATGGATATTCCGTGATAGCTACCGATAGCGACGGAAAGTTTGAAATGGATGTGCATCCCAATGCCGTTGCGGTCTTTGTTTCTACCCCCGCCGGCTTTGAGTTCAATCACGACAGAGGATTAGCCCGCCATTACAAAATGGTGGACGATATCAACTTCCGCAAAACCCTCAACTTTGAATTGCAACCCCTCAGTACCGACGATAACAACCACCAGTTTATTATCTGGGCCGATCCGCAGGTGAAGAATGAAAAAGATGTGAACAAGATGATGGTGGAATCAGTGCCCGATGTACAGAAATTTGTAAAAGCCGCCAATGGCGCCTTGTTGCATGGCATTTGCGTGGGCGACCTGGTATGGGATAACCACGACCTGTTCCCCAGCTACAACCTGGCCGTTGAAAGAATGGGCATTCCTTTCTTCCAGTGCATCGGTAACCACGACATGGATTATACCAATGGCAGCGATGACAGCTCCGACGATACCTTTCAAAAACATTATGGCCCTACCTGGTATTCTTTCAACAGGGGTAAAGTGCATTATGTGGTAATGGACGATGTGCGTTACCTGGGTAAAGACCGTGAGTACGATGGCTATATTTCCGAAGAACAATTAACCTGGTTACAAAAAGATCTCTCCTTTGTACCCAATGACCACCTGGTAATCGTGTGCGTGCATATTCCGGTTCATAACGAAGTAAAGAACAACGATGCCCTGTACGCCGTACTGAAAGGCCGCAACGTGCATATCATGTCGGGCCATACGCACTATCACCGCAACGTAATTCAGAACGATATTTTTGAGCACAACCATGGCACCGTGTGCGGCGCCTGGTGGACGGGCCCCATCTGTGGCGATGGCACGCCTTCCGGTTATGGCGTGTATTCAGTAAATGGCACCGAGTTGAGCTGGTATTATCAGTCAACCGGAAAAGAAGCCGGTCACCAGGTAAGTATCAACGTACAGGAGCGCGATGCCGCCAGTAAAAAACTGCAGGTGAATGTATGGAATTACGATCCTGCGTGGACGGTAGAATGCTGGGTAGATGGCGCCAGACACAATGACTTTAAACAACAGAAAGGGTTTGATGCATTAGCGGTAGCCTTATACGAAGGACCCGACCTGCCCAAACCCCGTGGATTTGCAGAGCCAAAGAAAACAGATCACTTATTCGAGGCAGTTGTTCCGGCATCGGCCAAACAGGTGAAAATAGTGGCGGTAGACCGCTTTGGAAGGAAATATTCTGCTGAATATACGGCCTGA
- a CDS encoding GDSL-type esterase/lipase family protein: MKKQMPGIVSCIVMILLNLNVLAQQATIDSAVRPAAYSLRLGLFKSYPNSPKDIIFLGNSITQGVDWAELLQNPNCKNRGISGDITYGVLERLSEVTEGKPAKVFVLIGINDIEHNIPDTLIVNNYRRIIRQIKAESPKTKIYFHTLLPVNNEFTQFKKHYNKDEHIAFVNTELKKIAEEEKITLIDLHPHFLDASNKLDKRYTQDGLHLNAAGYQVWAGILKQYL; this comes from the coding sequence ATGAAAAAACAGATGCCTGGAATTGTTTCCTGCATAGTCATGATCTTATTGAATTTGAACGTATTAGCGCAGCAGGCCACCATTGATAGCGCGGTTCGCCCTGCCGCGTATAGTTTACGGTTAGGGCTGTTCAAAAGCTATCCGAATTCCCCCAAGGACATTATTTTTCTTGGCAACAGCATTACCCAGGGCGTTGACTGGGCCGAACTGCTGCAAAACCCCAATTGCAAAAACCGGGGCATCAGCGGCGACATTACCTACGGGGTACTGGAGCGATTGAGCGAAGTAACCGAAGGCAAACCGGCAAAAGTGTTTGTGTTGATCGGAATTAACGATATTGAGCATAATATTCCCGATACGCTGATCGTAAACAACTATCGCCGTATCATCAGGCAGATAAAAGCAGAGTCGCCAAAGACAAAGATCTATTTTCATACACTGTTACCCGTTAACAACGAGTTCACCCAGTTTAAAAAACATTATAATAAAGACGAGCACATCGCCTTTGTAAATACAGAACTGAAGAAGATAGCAGAAGAAGAAAAGATCACGCTGATAGACCTGCACCCGCATTTCCTGGACGCCAGCAATAAACTCGATAAACGGTATACGCAGGATGGGTTGCATTTGAATGCCGCGGGATATCAGGTGTGGGCGGGCATCTTAAAACAGTATTTGTAA
- a CDS encoding AraC family transcriptional regulator — MVNFYKYLPVSTTDESWGLNVLNTGCTHIVAGSPYPNDTHPAHHNFNWEKGRVLHEFQVIYITKGSGLFESKSGGKQAITAGSIILLFPEERHRYKPDKKTGWDEYWVGFTGPIAKNLFNKKFFTPANPVIPVGYQETLLNLFQEIIDKTQEEKAGYQPLIAGTVLHLLGTVYSLSQQEKFSGQDVEAIVDKARLLFRSNIEQNISPVDVAHELQISYSRFRKIFKEYTGLAPGQFQIQLKIHKAKELLTHTRKSVKEIAFELNFESNFYFSKLFKEKTGITPIQFRNKQSK; from the coding sequence ATGGTGAACTTTTATAAATACCTGCCCGTAAGCACCACAGATGAAAGCTGGGGGTTGAATGTGCTGAACACCGGCTGTACGCATATTGTGGCCGGTTCTCCGTATCCCAACGATACGCATCCGGCGCATCATAATTTCAATTGGGAGAAGGGAAGGGTGCTGCACGAGTTCCAGGTTATTTATATCACCAAAGGCAGCGGTTTGTTTGAATCGAAAAGCGGAGGCAAACAAGCCATTACTGCCGGTTCCATTATACTATTATTTCCCGAAGAACGGCATCGCTATAAACCCGATAAAAAAACAGGCTGGGACGAATACTGGGTAGGTTTTACCGGACCCATTGCCAAAAACCTGTTCAATAAAAAATTTTTCACCCCTGCCAATCCGGTTATCCCTGTTGGTTACCAGGAAACCTTATTGAATCTTTTCCAGGAGATCATTGATAAAACCCAGGAAGAAAAAGCAGGTTACCAGCCACTCATTGCGGGCACGGTATTACATTTACTGGGAACCGTATATTCCCTTTCGCAACAGGAAAAGTTCAGTGGACAGGATGTGGAAGCTATTGTTGATAAAGCCCGCCTGCTCTTCCGTTCAAACATCGAGCAGAATATTTCACCGGTTGATGTGGCGCATGAACTACAGATCAGTTATTCGCGGTTCAGAAAAATATTTAAAGAATATACGGGCCTGGCGCCCGGGCAATTTCAGATCCAGCTGAAAATACATAAGGCAAAAGAATTGCTGACCCACACCAGGAAGTCAGTAAAAGAAATTGCTTTTGAGCTCAACTTTGAATCAAACTTTTATTTCTCCAAGTTGTTCAAGGAGAAAACTGGTATAACACCGATCCAGTTTAGAAACAAGCAGTCAAAATAA
- a CDS encoding RNA polymerase sigma-70 factor, which translates to MNVNATDSHLIELWRGGNEKAYRTLFERYFYKLYSYSLKQVPDKRVSEEIVMDVMLAIWQKRDQLNCSLSLSAYLYKSVRNRLIDHLRKQQLATVSLELTAIEPPSSFITDSRILHKELETLYRTSLNRLPPQKKRIFTMSREEGSSYKEIADRLRLSKNTVENHMVAALRLLKENMRVVEN; encoded by the coding sequence ATGAATGTAAATGCAACCGACAGTCATCTTATTGAACTCTGGCGTGGAGGCAATGAGAAGGCATACCGTACTTTATTCGAGCGTTATTTTTATAAACTGTATAGTTATAGCCTTAAGCAGGTTCCCGATAAAAGAGTATCAGAAGAAATAGTGATGGACGTTATGCTGGCCATTTGGCAAAAGCGCGATCAGTTAAATTGCAGCCTGTCATTATCAGCTTACTTATATAAATCGGTACGAAACCGGTTGATCGATCATTTACGCAAACAACAACTGGCTACCGTGTCGTTAGAATTAACGGCCATAGAACCGCCCAGCTCCTTTATCACCGATAGCCGCATCTTACATAAAGAACTTGAAACTTTATACAGAACTTCGCTGAACCGCTTACCCCCGCAAAAGAAACGCATCTTCACCATGAGCCGCGAAGAAGGCAGTTCGTATAAAGAAATTGCGGATAGATTACGGTTGTCGAAGAATACAGTGGAGAATCATATGGTTGCGGCTTTAAGACTTTTAAAGGAAAATATGCGGGTAGTAGAGAATTAG
- a CDS encoding glycosyltransferase family 4 protein — protein MAMLRIAQIAPLIESVPPKLYGGTERVVAYLTDALVKLGHDVTLFASGDSITKARLVSVTPTALRLSNCVDFMAGSMLQLQEVMDRAHEFDLLHFHTDYLHFPVTRRSHKKTLTTLHGRLDIPELKPLYEKFNDMPVVSISDSQRGPLPMANWIDTVYHGLPDDLYKYGKGEGDYVVFLGRFSPEKRADRAIEIARRANVKIKIAAKVDKADEKYFEKEIRHLLDQPHVEYLQEIGEREKGPLLANARALLFPIDWPEPFGMVLIEAMACGTPIIAFNHGSVAEIVEHGKTGFIVNTMEKAVEALKNIHLINRDTCRETFERRFSNIVMAQNYVRLYEKLLHKQSERSYYLTPAYRK, from the coding sequence ATGGCGATGTTGAGAATTGCACAAATAGCTCCGCTTATTGAATCGGTACCACCCAAATTATACGGGGGTACAGAGCGGGTAGTAGCTTATTTAACAGATGCACTGGTGAAATTAGGACATGATGTAACATTATTTGCATCGGGTGATTCAATAACCAAAGCCCGGTTGGTATCAGTAACGCCCACAGCGTTACGATTGAGTAATTGCGTAGATTTTATGGCCGGTAGCATGCTGCAATTGCAGGAGGTGATGGACCGCGCACACGAATTTGATCTGCTGCACTTTCATACTGATTATTTACATTTTCCTGTAACCCGCCGCAGTCATAAAAAAACACTCACCACTTTACACGGGCGGTTAGACATTCCGGAATTAAAACCATTGTATGAAAAGTTCAATGACATGCCGGTGGTGTCCATCTCCGATTCGCAAAGAGGGCCATTACCCATGGCTAACTGGATTGACACTGTATATCACGGTTTACCTGACGACCTGTATAAGTATGGTAAAGGCGAAGGGGACTATGTAGTTTTCCTGGGCAGGTTCTCCCCCGAAAAACGGGCAGACCGCGCCATTGAAATTGCGCGCCGCGCCAATGTGAAAATAAAGATCGCGGCCAAGGTAGATAAAGCAGATGAAAAGTATTTTGAAAAAGAGATCCGTCACCTGCTGGATCAACCTCATGTGGAATACCTGCAGGAAATTGGCGAAAGAGAAAAGGGTCCCTTGCTGGCCAATGCCCGGGCATTGTTGTTCCCTATAGACTGGCCGGAACCTTTTGGAATGGTGCTGATAGAAGCCATGGCCTGCGGTACGCCAATCATTGCTTTCAATCATGGCTCGGTAGCCGAGATTGTTGAACATGGTAAAACCGGCTTCATTGTAAACACCATGGAGAAAGCAGTGGAAGCATTAAAAAACATTCATCTAATAAACAGGGACACCTGTCGCGAAACGTTTGAAAGAAGGTTCAGCAACATAGTGATGGCACAGAATTATGTGCGCCTGTACGAAAAATTATTGCATAAACAATCCGAAAGATCGTACTACTTAACACCAGCGTATAGAAAATAA
- a CDS encoding MIP/aquaporin family protein, with protein sequence MSAFSAEVIGTMFLILLGAGVVANVILKGTKGNSGGWMVITTGWALAVFVGVVIAGPYSGAHLNPAVSIGLAIAGKFEWAKVPAYIGAQLLGSMLGAFLAWLIYRDHFDATNDPDTQLAVFSTGPAIRNTTFNLLSEIIGTFVLIFVVFYFTDAEIKEPKSPIGLGSLGALPVAFLVWAIGLSLGGTTGYAINPARDLGPRIVHMLLPIKGKGKSNWKYAWIPVIGPIIGAVIAALLYMTLK encoded by the coding sequence ATGTCAGCATTTTCAGCGGAAGTAATAGGCACCATGTTTTTGATCCTGTTAGGGGCCGGGGTTGTGGCGAATGTGATTTTAAAAGGAACCAAGGGTAACAGCGGTGGCTGGATGGTGATTACCACCGGTTGGGCGCTGGCTGTATTTGTAGGGGTGGTAATTGCAGGCCCTTATAGCGGGGCGCATTTAAATCCTGCTGTGTCTATTGGTTTGGCCATTGCCGGTAAGTTTGAATGGGCTAAAGTGCCCGCGTATATAGGTGCGCAGTTATTGGGCTCCATGCTGGGCGCCTTTTTAGCCTGGTTGATTTACCGCGATCATTTCGACGCCACCAACGATCCCGATACCCAGCTGGCCGTGTTCAGCACCGGGCCGGCTATCCGGAATACGACATTCAATTTATTAAGTGAGATCATCGGCACCTTCGTATTGATCTTTGTGGTCTTCTATTTTACCGATGCTGAGATCAAAGAACCAAAATCACCTATAGGATTGGGCTCATTGGGCGCTTTGCCGGTGGCCTTCCTGGTATGGGCCATTGGGTTATCACTGGGCGGCACAACAGGATATGCCATCAATCCTGCCCGTGATCTGGGTCCACGTATTGTGCATATGTTACTACCCATAAAAGGGAAAGGCAAAAGTAACTGGAAGTATGCCTGGATCCCGGTGATTGGTCCCATCATAGGCGCCGTAATTGCCGCCCTGCTTTACATGACGTTGAAGTAA
- a CDS encoding DeoR/GlpR family DNA-binding transcription regulator, translating to MISQTERHQFILNKLSKESFVNVLELCKELDVSSVTIRKDLKLLEDKSLLYRTHGGATINNPYTIDRPVNEKEKLQSNEKMRIGATAAQLITDNDSIIIASGTTVLALAKNMPPKINVTVITASLPVATELNKHADIEIMQLGGIIRKSSSSVTGPYAQKILTDFFCSKLFLGVDGIDLEFGLTTTSVMEAHLNRQMIDVSQKVIVLSDSTKFGKRGFGRICGLEEVDRVITDKGISEHFVNQLESRGIEVTIV from the coding sequence ATGATCTCACAAACCGAACGCCATCAATTCATTTTGAACAAACTAAGCAAGGAAAGCTTTGTTAACGTGCTTGAACTATGTAAAGAACTGGATGTGTCGTCTGTGACCATCCGGAAGGACCTCAAACTGCTGGAAGATAAAAGCCTGCTGTACCGTACGCATGGGGGCGCCACCATCAATAACCCCTATACTATTGACCGCCCCGTAAATGAAAAGGAGAAACTGCAATCGAACGAGAAAATGCGCATCGGCGCTACCGCGGCCCAATTAATTACCGACAACGATTCCATCATCATTGCTTCCGGCACTACCGTGCTGGCGCTGGCGAAGAATATGCCGCCAAAAATTAATGTTACGGTAATTACTGCCTCCTTACCGGTTGCCACAGAACTGAACAAACACGCCGACATCGAGATCATGCAACTGGGCGGTATCATTCGCAAAAGCTCTTCTTCCGTAACCGGACCTTACGCACAAAAAATACTCACCGATTTCTTCTGCAGTAAATTATTCCTCGGCGTTGATGGTATTGACCTTGAATTCGGTCTTACCACAACCAGCGTAATGGAAGCGCATTTAAACCGTCAAATGATCGATGTATCCCAAAAGGTGATTGTGTTGTCTGACTCTACCAAATTTGGCAAACGGGGCTTTGGCCGGATTTGTGGATTGGAAGAAGTGGACAGGGTTATAACTGATAAGGGAATTTCAGAGCATTTTGTGAATCAGTTGGAGAGTCGCGGTATTGAAGTAACTATCGTTTAA
- a CDS encoding glycerol-3-phosphate dehydrogenase/oxidase, whose product MEADTVQNRNALVNRLGTQKEWDLIVIGGGATGLGIALEAVSRGYSALLVEQADFAKGTSSRSTKLVHGGVRYLAQGDIQLVREASIERGLLWRNAPHLVKNQTFIIPIYTWWDRLKYTIGLKLYDWIAGRLSLGASVFIPRNKALFKLPNIKSKGLVGGVQYHDGQFDDSRLAINLVQTIIEKGGVALNYMKVTGLIKDNGQHISGVTVKDIETSQTYTCKAKAVVNATGVFVDDILQLDNPTGTKSITASQGVHLVLDKRFYPADDALMIPATSDGRVLFAVPWHGKVVVGTTDTPVKEASLEPQALEKEINFILENAANYLVEQPKRSDVLSVFAGLRPLAAPQGGKQKTKEISRSHKIMVTPSQLFTILGGKWTTFRKMGEDMVDRVEKELQWPHKETGTRHLQIHGAMANVNIHDPLYFYGSDTAGVKALMNGHANQWLSNSLQIHEAQVIWAVQHEMARTVEDVLSRRTRALLLDARESIRMAEPVAVIMAKQLGKDEVWIREQVALYTKLAERYVLS is encoded by the coding sequence ATGGAAGCTGATACCGTACAAAATCGTAACGCGCTGGTAAACCGGCTGGGAACGCAAAAGGAGTGGGACCTGATAGTAATTGGGGGCGGAGCAACTGGCTTAGGCATTGCTTTAGAAGCCGTTAGCAGGGGATACAGCGCATTGCTGGTGGAACAGGCTGATTTTGCCAAAGGCACTTCCAGCCGCAGCACCAAACTGGTGCATGGCGGGGTTCGTTACCTGGCACAGGGTGATATTCAACTGGTTAGAGAAGCCAGCATTGAGCGGGGGCTGTTATGGCGCAATGCTCCCCACCTGGTAAAAAATCAAACTTTCATTATTCCTATTTATACCTGGTGGGACCGGCTCAAATATACCATCGGGTTGAAGTTATATGATTGGATTGCGGGCCGGCTGAGCCTGGGGGCGTCGGTTTTTATTCCGAGGAACAAAGCATTATTTAAACTTCCAAACATAAAGTCTAAAGGTTTGGTGGGCGGTGTGCAGTATCACGATGGTCAGTTCGATGATTCGCGCCTGGCTATTAACCTGGTGCAAACGATCATTGAAAAGGGCGGGGTGGCGCTGAACTATATGAAAGTGACCGGTCTTATAAAAGACAATGGTCAGCACATTTCAGGAGTTACCGTAAAAGATATTGAAACCAGTCAAACCTATACCTGCAAGGCGAAAGCAGTGGTGAACGCCACCGGCGTGTTTGTAGATGACATCCTGCAGCTGGATAACCCAACCGGTACAAAAAGTATTACGGCCAGTCAGGGTGTACACCTGGTGCTGGATAAAAGATTTTACCCGGCCGATGATGCCCTCATGATCCCGGCTACCAGTGATGGACGGGTGCTGTTTGCCGTGCCCTGGCACGGAAAGGTGGTGGTGGGTACTACAGATACCCCGGTGAAGGAAGCTTCGCTGGAACCGCAGGCCCTTGAAAAAGAAATCAATTTCATCCTGGAGAACGCAGCCAATTACCTGGTGGAGCAGCCAAAACGCAGCGACGTTTTAAGCGTTTTTGCCGGGTTACGTCCACTCGCAGCTCCACAGGGCGGTAAACAAAAAACAAAAGAGATCTCGCGCAGTCATAAGATCATGGTAACGCCTTCGCAACTGTTTACCATTTTAGGTGGTAAATGGACCACCTTCCGCAAAATGGGCGAAGATATGGTTGACCGGGTAGAGAAGGAATTGCAGTGGCCGCATAAAGAAACCGGTACCCGCCATTTGCAGATCCATGGCGCAATGGCCAATGTAAACATACACGATCCTTTATATTTCTATGGCAGTGATACTGCCGGCGTAAAAGCGTTGATGAATGGCCATGCCAACCAATGGCTGAGTAACAGTTTACAAATTCACGAAGCGCAGGTGATCTGGGCCGTGCAGCACGAAATGGCGCGCACGGTGGAAGATGTGTTATCGCGCCGTACAAGAGCTTTATTACTCGATGCCCGCGAAAGCATTCGCATGGCGGAGCCCGTAGCAGTTATTATGGCGAAGCAGCTTGGTAAAGATGAAGTTTGGATTCGTGAACAAGTTGCTTTATATACGAAACTGGCTGAGCGGTATGTGTTGAGCTAG
- a CDS encoding glycerophosphodiester phosphodiesterase family protein, with protein MNRILGVTLVAGCLVACTATNHLSVPANYPAFYKEGHRGTRGLMPENTIPAMKKGVEVGANCIEVDVYLTKDGKVLISHDPFVNVTHSLYVDGSEIAKEDAKKYIWHQMNYDDIRKFDVGSKPYAAFPQQQRMKVGLPLLGDLIDSVEAYTTANNLPKPIYNIELKTSLKYDSLQYNSSPAELVEATLKEAKARNIGNRFYLQSFDVRPLQYLHKQHTDIVIGYLTEGKNLDSNLTSLGFLPHIYSPHFSLVTKAMADFCHRKHVKLVPWTVNDKEKMKSLIADGVDGIITDYPNYFAEIGK; from the coding sequence ATGAATCGCATTTTAGGTGTGACGTTAGTCGCAGGTTGCCTTGTTGCCTGCACTGCCACTAATCATTTGTCGGTACCAGCCAATTATCCCGCTTTTTATAAAGAAGGTCACCGCGGAACCCGCGGCCTGATGCCCGAGAATACCATTCCTGCCATGAAAAAAGGCGTGGAAGTGGGCGCCAACTGTATTGAAGTGGATGTTTACCTTACGAAGGATGGCAAGGTGCTGATCTCGCATGATCCGTTTGTGAATGTAACGCACTCCCTGTATGTCGACGGCAGTGAAATAGCGAAGGAGGATGCCAAAAAATACATCTGGCACCAGATGAATTATGACGACATCCGCAAATTTGATGTGGGTTCCAAACCCTATGCTGCTTTTCCGCAACAGCAAAGAATGAAGGTGGGTTTGCCTTTATTAGGTGATTTGATAGACTCAGTAGAAGCGTATACAACTGCCAATAACCTGCCCAAACCTATTTATAATATCGAGCTGAAGACCTCGCTCAAATACGACAGCCTGCAATACAATTCCAGTCCGGCCGAACTGGTGGAAGCTACGCTGAAAGAGGCGAAGGCCAGGAATATCGGCAACCGGTTCTATTTACAATCTTTTGATGTGCGTCCGCTGCAGTACCTGCACAAACAGCATACTGATATTGTCATTGGGTATTTAACTGAAGGCAAAAATCTGGACAGCAACCTGACAAGCCTTGGTTTTCTGCCGCATATTTATAGTCCGCATTTTAGCCTGGTGACCAAAGCCATGGCCGATTTCTGCCACCGCAAACACGTAAAGCTGGTTCCCTGGACGGTGAATGATAAGGAGAAAATGAAGAGCCTCATAGCGGATGGCGTTGATGGAATTATTACGGATTATCCGAACTATTTTGCCGAGATCGGAAAGTGA